From the genome of Papaver somniferum cultivar HN1 chromosome 2, ASM357369v1, whole genome shotgun sequence, one region includes:
- the LOC113350964 gene encoding omega-amidase, chloroplastic-like, with protein sequence MDTYIVLTLQPRERKSIVTAAMLDELQEHVEFIDMENVLNFSSSLLKKVPLILSEPLCSQQFKVLISSVILLKESNFINGLYAEQSRVPPSLQLPISPVTKFKIALCQLSVTADRKRSIAHACKAIEEAVEKGAQFVVLPEIWNSPYANDSFPVYAEDIDAGSDASPSTAMLSEVARNLKVTIVGGSIPERCGDKLYSTCFVFGKDGKLLAKHRKVHLFDIDIPGKITFMESKTLTAGENPTIVDTDVGRIGIGICYDIRFQELTMLYAARGAHLICYPGAFNMTTGPLQWELLQRARAVDNQLYVATCSPARDAGAGYVAWGHSTLVGPFGEVLATTEHDEAIIIGEIDYSLIELRRTNLPLEKQRRGDLYQLVDVQRQNHQ encoded by the exons ATGGATACATACATTGTCCTAACTTTGCAACCTCGGGAAAGGAAAAGCATTGTTACTGCAG CTATGTTGGATGAATTGCAAGAGCATGTTGAATTCATTGACATGGAAAATG ttttaaatttcagttcTTCTCTTCTAAAAAAAGTTCCACTGATTCTTTCAGAACCCCTTTGTTCACAGcaattcaaagtattgatttcaTCAGTAATTTTACTCAAAGAATCAAATTTCATTAATGGGTTATATGCTGAACAATCCCGGGTTCCTCCAAGTCTTCAATTGCCTATCTCCCCTGTAACCAAG TTCAAGATTGCTCTTTGTCAATTATCAGTCACCGCTGATAGGAAGCGAAGCATTGCGCATGCTTGTAAAGCGATCGAGGAAGCTGTGGAGAAAGGGGCTCAATTTGTTGTCTTGCCT GAAATATGGAATAGTCCATATGCAAATGATAGCTTTCCGGTGTATGCTGAGGATATTGATGCTGGTAGTGATGCGTCTCCTTCAACGGCGATGTTGTCTGAAGTTGCTCGCAATCTCAAGGTCACAATAGTTGGTGGTTCTATACCAGAACGATGTGGCGATAAGTTGTATAGTACGTGTTTTGTGTTTGGGAAAGACGGAAAGTTGCTGGCTAAGCACAGAAAG GTACATCTATTTGATATTGATATTCCTGGGAAGATTACTTTCATGGAATCTAAAACTCTGACTGCTGGGGAGAATCCTACTATTGTCGATACAG ATGTTGGACGTATTGGTATAGGTATTTGCTATGATATTAGGTTCCAAGAACTAACAATGCTGTATGCAGCAAGAG GTGCACATTTGATATGCTATCCTGGGGCATTCAATATGACAACAGGGCCCTTACAATGGGAGTTATTGCAAAGGGCAAG AGCTGTAGATAATCAGTTATATGTAGCGACTTGTTCTCCTGCCCGAGATGCTGGTGCAGGTTACGTTGCTTGGGGTCATTCTACCCTTGTTGGTCCT TTTGGAGAAGTCCTTGCTACGACTGAACATGATGAAGCTATAATCATAGGAGAGATCGACTATTCACTGATTGAGCTCAGAAG AACGAACCTTCCATTAGAGAAGCAAAGGAGGGGGGATTTGTACCAATTGGTTGATGTACAGAGGCAGAATCATCAGTAA
- the LOC113353223 gene encoding uncharacterized protein LOC113353223, whose product MPPTLLVIILCILGFVTLLLSCYANLLWISLPGMKFSLNWTRALISHLNESHRRLVQIEGFSEYSNIIQELSQQVAKLKGDLLAESITFENLRSKNQEHRASDKSHQLIIKILKYDLVKARKERGDFSVHLSSTRDISTRRGTYLERLMEVAVVSPRKALHAIFSLRLKLLPIKFVVLMKILYYIWSRLKFLLMKSFLNPIPMIIVKVMVMKNLLLMKISQKRVKLVVDLLKMLLMIPKSRMCLRMILKPFL is encoded by the exons ATGCCGCCCACTCTTCTAGTGATAATCCTTTGCATTCTCGGGTTTGTGACGCTCCTACTAAGCTGTTATGCGAATCTTCTCTGGATAAGTCTTCCAGGAATGAAATTTTCTCTCAATTGGACCCGTGCGTTAATCTCGCATTTGAAC GAATCCCATCGTCGCCTGGTTCAGATTGAAGGTTTTTCTGAATATAGCAATATCATCCAAGAGCTTTCCCAGCAGGTTGCCAAGCTAAAGGGTGATCTTCTAGCTGAATCCATCACGTTTGAAAATCTTCGCTCCAAGAATCAAGAACACAGAG CATCTGATAAATCACATCAACTTATCATCAAGATATTGAAGTACGATCTCGTAAAGGCGCGAAAAGAACGCGGTGATTTCTCTGTGCATCTTTCTTCTACTAGGGATATATCTACAAGGAGGGGTACATATCTTGAAAGGCTGATGGAGGTTGCAGTGGTATCACCAAGAAAAGCGCTGCACGCGATCTTTTCATTAAGGCTAAAGCTTTTGCCGATTAAATTTGTCGTGcttatgaaaatcctttattATATTTGGAGCCGCCTGAAGTTCCTGCTGATGAAGAGCTTCCTGAACCCGATTCCAATGATTATAGTGAAAGTGATGGTGATGAAGAATCTCCTCTTGATGAAGATCAGTCAAAAGAGAGTGAAGCTGGTGGTGGATCTTCTAAAGATGTTACTCATGATACCGAAATCCAGGATGTGCCTCAGAATGATCCTTAAGCCTTTTCTTTGA
- the LOC113353224 gene encoding probable NAD(P)H dehydrogenase (quinone) FQR1-like 3, producing MFTTKIYIVYYSLYGHVVTMAREVHRGANSVEGVEATLWQVPETLSEKILEKMKAPCKEDDVPVISPEQLKEADGFLFGFPSRFGMMPAQCKAFFDSTYELWETQSLAGKPAGMFWSTGFHGGGQENTAFTAMTVLAHHGMLFVPLGYTFGDGMYEMNEVKGGSPYGSGTYAGDGTRLTTELEMQQAFHHGQYLAGIAKKLKPLPT from the exons ATGTTCACCACCAAGATCTACATAGT CTACTACTCCTTGTACGGGCACGTTGTTACGATGGCACGGGAAGTGCATCGGGGAGCCAATAGTGTTGAAGGTGTGGAAGCAACCCTTTGGCAG GTACCTGAGACACTTTCTGAGAAGATACTGGAGAAAATGAAAGCACCTTGTAAAGAGGACGACGTTCCTGTGATTAGTCCTGAACAACTTAAAGAGGCTGATGGATTTTTATTTGGATTCCCTTCACGTTTCGGTATGATGCCAGCCCAATGCAAGGCTTTCTTTGACTCAACGTATGAACTTTGGGAAACTCAATCACTCGCCGGAAAACCTGCTGGTATGTTTTGGAGCACAGGTTTTCACGGAGGAGGCCAGGAGAATACTGC ATTTACAGCCATGACAGTATTGGCACATCACGGCATGTTGTTTGTCCCACTAGGGTACACGTTCGGAGATGGTATGTATGAAATGAATGAAGTAAAGGGTGGATCTCCATATGGATCTGGAACTTACGCAGGAGATGGTACTCGTCTAACAACGGAACTAGAGATGCAACAGGCATTTCACCACGGTCAGTACCTTGCGGGTATCGCAAAGAAGCTCAAGCCTCTTCCAACATGA